The Musa acuminata AAA Group cultivar baxijiao chromosome BXJ3-6, Cavendish_Baxijiao_AAA, whole genome shotgun sequence region AGAAAAGAAAAGGCCTTTCTTAGGTTTGAAAAGAAATGTACTCTAGAAGACTAGATAACAATCATCTCAAGTAGCTGCAGAGACTGCAGCGTGTTGCAACCTAGGTGGGAAAAACAAACATGTAGCAATTAGTTCTGAATTATTGCTTGCTTCACTTATATCTAAGGGGTGATACTTGTATTCACGGCTTCTAACATATAAGAATCGCAAAAGCTCATACCCTTTAAGGCATTAATATACCACAATATGAGGGAGGCTTTATTTATATGCTGAGCAGAAGCATCTATCACATCAAATAGATTTAAGCAACCTTTTCCAAGTAGTAGAACCACATTTGTAAATCAACCACAAGAAACATGAAGCAATAAATTTAGAGGCAACTGTCACTAACCGATTCCTTCTTGCTGTTCTGCTTGTCCTCCAAATCCTGAAGCGTCCCATCAAGCCGTTTACTGCAATGTGATAGACAGCAAACTATCAAAATAAAGCAAGTGCAACCTTAACGGAACTCAATGAAAAGATTAAGCTGGCCATGCTCGACAGCCAGCAGAAAATTAAGAGCAAAAGGAAATGGTGGAACTCACAGTTCGGCCGAGATGTACTCGATCCTTTTACGCACATTGGCGTTGGCTTCGGCGAGGTCCTGCTTCACGAGCACCGGCCCGATCAGCTTGTACACGTTGGAATTCTCATTCAATAATTCCAGTTCCTTGCATCACCACAACCAATTTATTTTCTTAAACATAACgcgcaaaagaaaagcaaaacccTAGGATGACATAACCAGAAGCAAAATAGAGATTGGGAAACAGGGAAACGGGAAAGAGACCTTAAGGACGAGCTCGTTCTCGCCGAGCTGGATGGTGTACTGCTTCCGGACCTGGTGGTTCTTGGCGATGT contains the following coding sequences:
- the LOC103987807 gene encoding prefoldin subunit 6 produces the protein MASSPAAVKELQRDLENQANALSKIQKDIAKNHQVRKQYTIQLGENELVLKELELLNENSNVYKLIGPVLVKQDLAEANANVRKRIEYISAELKRLDGTLQDLEDKQNSKKESVLKLQQRIHSLQAGKSKS